The window CGGCGGCGACCGCGGCCGCGGCGGCACCGGCGGCGAGAACGTTGCGACGGGAAACGATGGCGTTACGCATCAGGCGACGGCTCCGGACGTGAGGGCGGACGGGGCGACGGGCATGGCGTCGGGGAAACTCGCGAGGCCGAGGAGGGCGGCGGTGGCCTGGGCGGTGCGCTGCGCGGCGAGCCCGTCGCCGTACGGGTTACCGCCGGCCGTCATCGAGTCGCGGCGGCTCCGGCTGTCCAGCAGCAGCGACGCCTCCGACACGATCAGTTCGGGGTCCGAGCCGACCAGTTTGGCGCAGCCCGCGTGCAGCGACTCGACCCGCTCGGTCACGTCCCGCAGCACCAGTGCCGGCACTCCGAACGACGGGGCCTCCTCCTGGATGCCGCCCGAGTCGGTGAGCACCAGGTAGGCCTCGGAGAGCAGCCGGGACAGGTCGGGGTAGGGCAGCGGGTCGGTGACCGTCACCCGCTCCACCCCGGCCAGGGCGGCGTCCACCTGCTCGCGGACCGCCGGGTTGGGGTGGCTCGGCAGGATCACGTCGATGTCGTCGTAGCGGGCGATCAGCTCCTTGACCGCGGACAGGATCCGGTCGAGCGGCTCGCCCCACGACTCGCGGCGGTGCGCGGTGACCAGGACTAGGCGGTTCGTGCTGTTCGCGCGGGCCGCGGCCACGGCGGCGTTCTCGAACGGCAGCTTGCGGCCGGCCACCGCCAGGGTCGCGTCGACCACCGTGTTGCCGGTGATCAGCACGTCGGTCACCGGGATCTTCTCGTCCAACAGGTTCATCGCGGCCAGCGGAGTCGGCGCCAGGTGCAGGGCGGCGACCTGGGCGACCAGCCGGCGGTTGCCCTCCTCCGGGAACGGTGACTCGAGGTCGCCGGAGCGCAGGCCGGCCTCCAGGTGGACGACCGGGATGCGCCGCCAGAACGCGGCGAGGGCACCGGCCAGGCTGGTCGTGGTGTCGCCCTGCACGATCACGGCGGCCGGGGTGCGTACCGACCAGAGCTCGTCCAGTTCGCGGATCATCGCGGTGAGCAGCTCGGCCTGGCTGCCGGTCTCCCGCTCGACCTGGAGGGTGATGTCCGGAGTCAGGTCGAACGCGGCGAGCGCCTGGGTGACCATCGTCGGGTGCTGACCGCTGGCCAGCAGGATCGGGGTGAGCAGGCCGGCTTCACGCATGGCCAGGGCGACGGGGGCGAGCTTGACGGCTTCCGGGCGGGTGCCGCCGACGAGGTGGACTTCACGAGACACGGGGGGAGCCTTTTCTCTCGTTTTGTTGAAGGGGGTGGGAGGGGTTGATCAGGCCGGGACAGCCAGGGGTTCTTCGACGAGGCGCTCGGTCTTGGCCCAGGCCTGGCGGCCGCTGGCCTGCCGACCCAGAGCGCGATACGTGGCGGCCAGACCGAGGACCAGGAAGGCGGGGTACGCGAGAGCGGCGGTCAGCATTCGGGGCATGCCTTCGTCGCCGTGCTTGCGCTTGTGCACCAGCGCCCAGAGGATGCCCGGGAAGGTGGTGACCCCGAGCCAGACACCCAGGCTCTCGGCCAACGCCGCCCAGGTCGGGATGAAGACGATCGGGTGTCCGACCAGCAGACCGCCCAGTCCGGCGATCCCGGTACCGATGAGCAGTACCGTGACGATCGCGTTGGCCCACGGCGAGAGCAGGTAGTGCAGCATCTCGGCCAGAGCGATCCGGGCCACCCGCGGCGACTCGAAGAGCCGGCCCAGGTAGCGGGCGCACTGCATGTTGCCCTGCGCCCAGCGGGTGCGCTGGCGGGTCAGCCGGCGCACGTCGACGACCGCCTGCTGGGTCACCGAGGCCCGCGAGGTGTAGCGGATTCCGACACCGTTCAGATGCATCCGCAGACCGAGCTCCAGATCCTCGACGAGGCAGCTGGACCAGGGGGCGGTGCCCAGCGTCTGGAGCGTGGAGAGCCGGCTGAACTGACCGTTGCCACCGAGGCCGACGGTGTCCAGAGCGTCGCGCATGTTCTGGCAGGCGTCGACGATCGCGCCGAACTCCAGGTCCTGCACGGCACCGAGGAGGCGGTTGCGGTTGCGGATGCGAACCTGCACCTGCGCCGCGCCGACCCGCTCGTCACGCATCAGCCGGGACACCTCGACCAGGATGTTCTCGCTGCCCTGGCCGTCGCCGTCGATGATGCCGACGACCACCTTCTCCGGGGCCATGCCGGCCTGGGCGGTGAGCATCGAGATGTGGCGGTACGCGGCGTTCAGCGCCTCTCCCTTGCCCTGCCGGGCCTCCGGCAGGTCGCGCCGCATGATGTGCAGCCGCGGGTGATCGATTCCGGCCAGCACCTCGGGGGTGCGGTCGTCCGAGCCGTCGTCGACGACCAGGACCCGGGACAGGGTTCCGGCCGGGCCGCGCAGGTTGAGGGCCGCGCCGACCGTGTTGGCGACGACGGCTTCCTCGTTCAGGGCCGGGACGATGATCCAGAAGTGCTCGGGACGGCCGTTGCCGCCGGCCAGCGAGCGATTGACGACCTTGGCACGGTGCGTGCCGTGGTAGCGGAGTGCGAACCAGACCAGGATCACCGTGGTGATCGGCCAGGCCAGCAGGACCGCGTAGCCGGCGACCGCGAACTGCCAGCTGTCCGACGCGGTCATCGGAACCTCCCCCGTAGTCGTTACCGTCCGTGCATTTGCCCTGGACGTAATAGGACATTAGGGAACTACCGAGCGTCACTCAAGGGCGTTCAGCGGAACGGAGGAGGAGACCGGCTAAAAGGGCGAACCCAGACATCTCAGACTGCGCTCAGCAGGCGAAACCGGGCGCGTTCAGCGCCATTTCCGGCAAATGGGTTCAGCTCCGGCCCGGAGTCGCGTGGGCACGGAGCGTGATATTTCGGGGCGTATCCAGATGGCTACTCTGCGTGAGTAGCGGGTTACTGTGGGCCGTCGAGCAGGGTCGGGTCGTTGCGCAGCATCGCCGCCAGGCGGCGAGCCGCCATCTCGGTCTCCTCCGGGCGCTCCACCTGCAGCGGGATCGGCTCCGGAAGCGGCTCCGGGAACCCCTGCTGTTGCTGTGGTTCGGCATGCTGCGCGGGGTACGCCTGCGCGTACGGATGCGGCTCGGTGTAACCCTGCTGCTGGTCGGCGTAGCCCGGCTGCTGTGCGGCCGCATACGGGTGCGGCGGAACCGGAGGTGGCGGAGTCGCCGCGAACGGGTGCGGCGTGATGTTGCCCTGATCGGCGTAACCGGCCTGCTCGTACCCGAAGGCCTGCTCATGCCGGTTGGTGACGAACGGCTGCTCGGCGGTCGTCGGCTCGGCATAGTCGAAATCGGTCGTCGGCCCGAACCGATCCTGATCGTCGCGACTCGCCCGTGGGGGTGCTGCCGAGGGTGGCTCCTCGACCGGCTCCTCGACGTCGATCTCGAAGTCGGCATGCCGGGGCCCGGCCTCGGTGGCGCGTGCCGTGACCGCGTTGTCGGCGGTCACCTGGACCACACCGTCGGCCATCGCGAAATGGAGCAAGACCGGATCACCGGCGCCCTCGACGCCGACCGTGACCGTCATCTGGGGGTTACGGGACACCACGCCCGCTATCGCCTCGACCAGCTCGGTCACCGCCGGCGGAGTGCCACCGCTCTCTCCGGCGGCCCGGCGCCTCAGCTCGTCCCGCCGGGCGAGCTTGTCGAGCGCGTCGTCCAGTCCGCCTCGCACGTCACCGTCCTCTTTCCTACGCGGTCGCCCGGTACCCCAACTGTGCCCCTCCGCGGGCCGGTTTGGGAACCGCTCTGTTCCGGGTTCCATGCGGAACCGTCACCGGGCGACCCGGACCACACCCTACGACTTCATCCGAATGGCCTTGTCGAGAGCCTGGTCCAGTACCACGAGCAGAGCGTCCCGCACGGAAGCACGGAAGCGCGCATCGAAGGATATGACCGGTACGTCTTCACGCACCGCGAGGGCCCACCGCACCTCCTCCACGCTGTAGCTCATCTGCCCGTTGAAGGTGTTGATGCCGACCACGAACGGCAGGCCGGCCCGCTCGAAGTAGTCGACCGCCGGGTAGCAGTCGTCTATTCGATTGGTGTCGACCACGACCAACGCGCCCAGAGCACCCTTGACCAGGTCGTCCCACATGAAGGCGAACCGCGTCTGGCCGGGCGTGCCGAAGATGTAGAGCTTCAGCGTCTGGTCGATGGTGAGGACACCGAAGTCCATCGCGACCGTCGTGCCGGTCTTCATCGTGGCCTGGCCGGGATTGTCGATACCGACCGACTCCGAGGTCATCTCGGCCTCGGTGGTGAGAGGCGAGATCTCGGAGATGGCGCCCACGGTGGTCGTCTTGCCCACCCCGAAGCCGCCGGCCACGATGATCTTGACCGGGACCGGCGCCTTCTTGGGCGCCGGGGCGCCGGGTATGCGCGCGGTACCGACGACGCGGTTAGCTGATGGATCGAAGTCCACGGATCACTCGCATGATGGTGTCGGGGTCGGGTGTGTCGTTCTCCAGCACATGGACGTCGAGCTGGCCGGTGGCGCGAAGGTCGCCGACCAGGATTCGGGTGACGCCGAGGTGCAGGCGAAGTCGTGCGGAGATCTCGGCTACCGAGATCGGGCTCTCTTCGCAGAGAGACACGATCGCCCTGGTTTCCGGAGAGAGCCGGGACGGTGGTGCACCGGGCACCAGCGTCACCTGAGTCTCCATACCGATGTCGGGGTCTCCTCCATCGGTCCGCCCGGACGTGATGACGAACGGGCGCAGCGTGTTGGTCGAAGACTCGACCGGCGGCTGCTCCCCGGTAGGGGTGTAACCACCGGTCGAGTGCTGAGGACCGGATTGCAGGAAGGGCCGGACTCCGGGCCGCGCCGGAGGTACCGGGTCGTCGGGGTCCGGGTAGGTCACTGCTGGACTGCGTTCTTCAGCTCAGCGATCAGGCGCGGGCTCAGAGCGCCACCGGCGCGGGTCGCGAAGAGCGTCATCTCGTACGCCAGCGTGCCCAGGTTCGCCGAACGGTCCGCGATGACACCCAGCACCGAACCGGCACTGATCGCGGTGACCAGCAGGTACCCGTCCGCCATGTCGATGATGACCCGGTTCAGCGCGCCGAGGCGGTACCAGCTGGCGGCACCACCGGCGAGGCTGGTCAGACCGGAGACCACGGCCGCGAGGCGCTCGGCGTTGGGCCGGTCCTTGATCGCCGACATGGCCATCAGCAGACCGTCCGAGGAGACGGCGATGGCTTCGATCACACCCGCGGTGCCGGAGGTGAACGAGTCAAGCAGCCAGTTGAAGGTTTTGGCTTCAGCGCTGAGCTGACTTTGCGCGGGGGAGTAAGGGGAAGTCATCGCGGTTGTCCCTCGTGTTGTGGCTGACTTTCATTCAGTGCGAGTGCGACTCCGTACTCGAACTGATCCATGAGAGCCCGGGCGGCTTCGGGGTCCAGCGTGGACGGTGCCGGCGGGGTGATCGGTTGATGCATCTCGTCGCGCGGGAGGGTTGCTCCCGGCACGCGACGGGTCAGCGGCGAACCACCGTTGGAGGACGGCGGCGCGGGCGGGGCGGGCGGTGCCGGAGGTGCCCACTGCGGAGTCTCCCACTGCTGCGGGGCGGGCGGAGGGGAGACCGGGGCCGGAGAGTCCCAGCTGGGAGCTGAGAAGTCCGGCATCGGGAGAGAGACGCTCGTGTCGTGGGCGCGGCTGACACCCGCCTCGAAGGCGTCGAACGCGGCCCGTGCGGCGAGCGCGTCGTCCTGCGTCTTCGGCGCGGCGAGCTGATGCGGTGCGTGCTCCTCCGGGAGCTGGCTGCCGGGAACCCGGCGGCGCAGCGGAGCACCCGTGCCGTTGCGCTGGGGCTCCGACGCGACCGGTGCCGGCGGTGCCACCGGGGCGGGCGGGACCACCGGGATCTCCGGGGCGGCCGGAGCCGGAACGTTCCAGCTCGGCTGCACGGCGACCTCGGCGCTCCAGCTGGGCTGGGCCGGGGGCAGCTCGGGCAGGGCGGCCGGAACCCGGCCGGCGACCGGAGTGCCCATGTCGTACGACTGGACCGGCTCCGGGTAGCTGCCGGCCGACGGGTACGCCGGCTCCTGGTACGCCGGACCCGGCGAGTACACCGGCTCGGCGTCGTAGACCGGCTGGCCCGCGTACGGGTCGGCCGGAGTGCTGCCGAGCGCCGGTGCGCCGGACCCGCCGAACGCGTTCCACGACGTGCCGGCCTCGACGACCTGGGTGGCCCGACTGAGCTTCGCCGGGTCGAACGGCTGCTGGCTGCCCGGCACCGACCGGACCGCCGAGCTGGCGATCGCGACCTCGGTGGTGTTGCCCCGGAGCGCACCGGAGTAGGCCGGTGCCGCCGGGTACTCGGCGGCCTGGATCTGCGGCGCCATCGGAGCGGACGGGAAGGCGGCGACCGGGGTCGTCGCCGGGTAGGCCGCCGGGGCCATCGGGGACAGGTTCTCCACCCGGCCGATCAGGTGTGACGGGCTCAGGTCGACCCAGGCGGTCAGACCGCCGTCCG of the Actinoplanes sichuanensis genome contains:
- the wecB gene encoding non-hydrolyzing UDP-N-acetylglucosamine 2-epimerase, which translates into the protein MSREVHLVGGTRPEAVKLAPVALAMREAGLLTPILLASGQHPTMVTQALAAFDLTPDITLQVERETGSQAELLTAMIRELDELWSVRTPAAVIVQGDTTTSLAGALAAFWRRIPVVHLEAGLRSGDLESPFPEEGNRRLVAQVAALHLAPTPLAAMNLLDEKIPVTDVLITGNTVVDATLAVAGRKLPFENAAVAAARANSTNRLVLVTAHRRESWGEPLDRILSAVKELIARYDDIDVILPSHPNPAVREQVDAALAGVERVTVTDPLPYPDLSRLLSEAYLVLTDSGGIQEEAPSFGVPALVLRDVTERVESLHAGCAKLVGSDPELIVSEASLLLDSRSRRDSMTAGGNPYGDGLAAQRTAQATAALLGLASFPDAMPVAPSALTSGAVA
- a CDS encoding glycosyltransferase family 2 protein, producing the protein MTASDSWQFAVAGYAVLLAWPITTVILVWFALRYHGTHRAKVVNRSLAGGNGRPEHFWIIVPALNEEAVVANTVGAALNLRGPAGTLSRVLVVDDGSDDRTPEVLAGIDHPRLHIMRRDLPEARQGKGEALNAAYRHISMLTAQAGMAPEKVVVGIIDGDGQGSENILVEVSRLMRDERVGAAQVQVRIRNRNRLLGAVQDLEFGAIVDACQNMRDALDTVGLGGNGQFSRLSTLQTLGTAPWSSCLVEDLELGLRMHLNGVGIRYTSRASVTQQAVVDVRRLTRQRTRWAQGNMQCARYLGRLFESPRVARIALAEMLHYLLSPWANAIVTVLLIGTGIAGLGGLLVGHPIVFIPTWAALAESLGVWLGVTTFPGILWALVHKRKHGDEGMPRMLTAALAYPAFLVLGLAATYRALGRQASGRQAWAKTERLVEEPLAVPA
- a CDS encoding GTP-binding protein, with product MDFDPSANRVVGTARIPGAPAPKKAPVPVKIIVAGGFGVGKTTTVGAISEISPLTTEAEMTSESVGIDNPGQATMKTGTTVAMDFGVLTIDQTLKLYIFGTPGQTRFAFMWDDLVKGALGALVVVDTNRIDDCYPAVDYFERAGLPFVVGINTFNGQMSYSVEEVRWALAVREDVPVISFDARFRASVRDALLVVLDQALDKAIRMKS
- a CDS encoding DUF742 domain-containing protein, with amino-acid sequence MTYPDPDDPVPPARPGVRPFLQSGPQHSTGGYTPTGEQPPVESSTNTLRPFVITSGRTDGGDPDIGMETQVTLVPGAPPSRLSPETRAIVSLCEESPISVAEISARLRLHLGVTRILVGDLRATGQLDVHVLENDTPDPDTIMRVIRGLRSIS
- a CDS encoding roadblock/LC7 domain-containing protein, with translation MTSPYSPAQSQLSAEAKTFNWLLDSFTSGTAGVIEAIAVSSDGLLMAMSAIKDRPNAERLAAVVSGLTSLAGGAASWYRLGALNRVIIDMADGYLLVTAISAGSVLGVIADRSANLGTLAYEMTLFATRAGGALSPRLIAELKNAVQQ